One window from the genome of Cucumis melo cultivar AY chromosome 12, USDA_Cmelo_AY_1.0, whole genome shotgun sequence encodes:
- the LOC103498218 gene encoding equilibrative nucleotide transporter 3-like isoform X1 produces MSTLNEVSMVVSDEDADVARLKGKYAAMVVCWLLGNGCLFSWNSMLTIEDYYGYLFPKYHSSRVLTLVYQPFALVTISILTYWEAKINTRKRNLFGYLLFFICSLFVLILDLATSGKGGLGPFIGICVISGGFGIADAHVQGGMVGDLSFMHPRLMQSFLAGCAASGALTSILRLITKGAFENSKNGLRKGALLFFAISAFFELLCVILYAFTFPKLPIVKHFRAKAALEGSKTVSADLAAAGIHRVANEAEGKTTEVGRLSNKELLLQNVDYAIGLFLIYALTLSIFPGFLSEDTGSHSLGTWYALVLIAAYNVFDLVGRYIPLIKCIKLESRKWLMVSILARILLVPAFYFTAKYGNQGWMILLTSFLGLTNGYLTVCLLTTAPKGYKGPEQNALGNLLVMFLLGGIFAGVTLDWLWLIGKGW; encoded by the exons ATGTCTACTTTAAATGAAGTGAGTATGGTGGTCAGTGATGAAGATGCTGATGTTGCAAGGCTTAAG GGGAAATATGCTGCAATGGTTGTGTGTTGGCTTCTTGGGAATGGATGCCTCTTTTCTTGGAACAGTATGCTGACCATTGAGGATTACTATGGCTATTTGTTCCCG AAATACCACTCTTCAAGAGTTCTTACTCTTGTGTATCAGCCGTTTGCCCTTGTAACAATCTCGATACTCACATATTGGGAAGCAAAGATCAACACCAGAAAACGGAATCTCTTTGGATATCTTCTGTTCTTCATTTGCTCCCTCTTTGTTTTAATT TTAGATTTAGCAACATCTGGAAAAGGAGGGCTTGGTCCCTTCATAGGAATTTGTGTTATTAGCGGAGGTTTTGGAATTGCGGATGCTCATGTTCAAGGGGGAATGGTTGGGGACCTTTCCTTTATGCATCCTAGACTTATGCAG TCTTTTCTGGCTGGTTGTGCTGCCTCAGGCGCTCTTACCTCCATTTTAAGATTAATTACAAAGGGAGCATTTGAAAATTCGAAGAATGGCCTTCGCAAAGGAGCTC TTTTGTTCTTTGCCATTTCGGCCTTTTTTGAGCTTCTTTGTGTTATCCTCTACGCATTTACTTTCCCAAAACTGCCAATTGTCAAGCACTTTCGGGCCAAGGCAGCTTTAGAGGGATCTAAAACAGTTTCTGCCGACCTTGCTGCTGCTGGTATTCATAGGGTAGCAAATGAG GCCGAGGGAAAAACAACCGAAGTCGGGCGACTGAGCAATAAAGAATTACTCTTACAGAATGTAGACTATGCAATTGGCCTCTTTTTGATATATGCTCTCACATTGTCCATTTTTCCTGGATTCTTATCTGAGGATACTGGTTCGCACAGTTTAGGAACATG GTATGCACTCGTGCTGATTGCAGCTTACAACGTTTTTGACCTTGTTGGGAGATACATTCCACTGATCAAATGTATAAAGTTAGAGTCACGGAAATGGCTTATGGTATCAATCCTTGCACGTATCTTACTCGTACCGGCATTCTACTTCACTGCCAAATATGGCAATCAAGGTTGGATGATACTACTCACTTCATTCTTAGGCTTGACTAATGGTTACCTCACTGTTTGTCTGCTCACTACTGCACCAAAAGGTTACAAG GGACCAGAGCAGAATGCATTAGGGaatttgttggttatgtttttgcTTGGAGGAATATTTGCTGGAGTAACACTGGATTGGCTGTGGCTTATAGGCAAGGGCTGGTAA
- the LOC103498218 gene encoding equilibrative nucleotide transporter 3-like isoform X2 — translation MVVSDEDADVARLKGKYAAMVVCWLLGNGCLFSWNSMLTIEDYYGYLFPKYHSSRVLTLVYQPFALVTISILTYWEAKINTRKRNLFGYLLFFICSLFVLILDLATSGKGGLGPFIGICVISGGFGIADAHVQGGMVGDLSFMHPRLMQSFLAGCAASGALTSILRLITKGAFENSKNGLRKGALLFFAISAFFELLCVILYAFTFPKLPIVKHFRAKAALEGSKTVSADLAAAGIHRVANEAEGKTTEVGRLSNKELLLQNVDYAIGLFLIYALTLSIFPGFLSEDTGSHSLGTWYALVLIAAYNVFDLVGRYIPLIKCIKLESRKWLMVSILARILLVPAFYFTAKYGNQGWMILLTSFLGLTNGYLTVCLLTTAPKGYKGPEQNALGNLLVMFLLGGIFAGVTLDWLWLIGKGW, via the exons ATGGTGGTCAGTGATGAAGATGCTGATGTTGCAAGGCTTAAG GGGAAATATGCTGCAATGGTTGTGTGTTGGCTTCTTGGGAATGGATGCCTCTTTTCTTGGAACAGTATGCTGACCATTGAGGATTACTATGGCTATTTGTTCCCG AAATACCACTCTTCAAGAGTTCTTACTCTTGTGTATCAGCCGTTTGCCCTTGTAACAATCTCGATACTCACATATTGGGAAGCAAAGATCAACACCAGAAAACGGAATCTCTTTGGATATCTTCTGTTCTTCATTTGCTCCCTCTTTGTTTTAATT TTAGATTTAGCAACATCTGGAAAAGGAGGGCTTGGTCCCTTCATAGGAATTTGTGTTATTAGCGGAGGTTTTGGAATTGCGGATGCTCATGTTCAAGGGGGAATGGTTGGGGACCTTTCCTTTATGCATCCTAGACTTATGCAG TCTTTTCTGGCTGGTTGTGCTGCCTCAGGCGCTCTTACCTCCATTTTAAGATTAATTACAAAGGGAGCATTTGAAAATTCGAAGAATGGCCTTCGCAAAGGAGCTC TTTTGTTCTTTGCCATTTCGGCCTTTTTTGAGCTTCTTTGTGTTATCCTCTACGCATTTACTTTCCCAAAACTGCCAATTGTCAAGCACTTTCGGGCCAAGGCAGCTTTAGAGGGATCTAAAACAGTTTCTGCCGACCTTGCTGCTGCTGGTATTCATAGGGTAGCAAATGAG GCCGAGGGAAAAACAACCGAAGTCGGGCGACTGAGCAATAAAGAATTACTCTTACAGAATGTAGACTATGCAATTGGCCTCTTTTTGATATATGCTCTCACATTGTCCATTTTTCCTGGATTCTTATCTGAGGATACTGGTTCGCACAGTTTAGGAACATG GTATGCACTCGTGCTGATTGCAGCTTACAACGTTTTTGACCTTGTTGGGAGATACATTCCACTGATCAAATGTATAAAGTTAGAGTCACGGAAATGGCTTATGGTATCAATCCTTGCACGTATCTTACTCGTACCGGCATTCTACTTCACTGCCAAATATGGCAATCAAGGTTGGATGATACTACTCACTTCATTCTTAGGCTTGACTAATGGTTACCTCACTGTTTGTCTGCTCACTACTGCACCAAAAGGTTACAAG GGACCAGAGCAGAATGCATTAGGGaatttgttggttatgtttttgcTTGGAGGAATATTTGCTGGAGTAACACTGGATTGGCTGTGGCTTATAGGCAAGGGCTGGTAA